One window of the Shewanella cyperi genome contains the following:
- a CDS encoding type I polyketide synthase — MSQAEQTQDLRLNKRLKDTPIAIVGMASLFAKSRYLNQFWDLICDKIDAITQVPADRWRVEDYFDANPKAADKSYCQRGGFIPELDFNPMEFGLPPNILELTDSSQLLSLIVAKEVLEDAGINENSGHDRDRIGITLGIGGGQKISQSLNARLQYPVLKKVFRESGISDEDSEMLIAKFQSQYIHWEENSFPGSLGNVIAGRIANRFDLGGMNCVVDAACAGSLAAIRMALTELTEGRSDMMLTGGVCTDNSAYMYMSFSKTPAFTPDEQIKPFDADSRGMMIGEGIGMVALKRLEDAERDGDKIYAVIKGVGASSDGKFKSIYAPRPEGQAKALKRAYDDAGFPPHTLGLMEAHGTGTAAGDVAEFAGLSSVMSEDNDAKQHIALGSIKSQVGHTKSTAGTAGLIKAALALHHKVLPPTINVRRPNPKMDIENSPFYLNTEARPWLPRPDGVERRAAVSSFGFGGTNFHLVLEEYRRDHDRAPYRLRRTSQPLLFCAASVAELQAEIQTLATALKADKHGGLDALIAPYLLSGRELDPQWPRLGLLCQDETELQTNLEQALALLGSNSDAPWQQAGLSFRPRALLDDQGRSVALFAGQGSQYLNMGRELAMLYPEVRAEFAAADAAFAAQGEPAVNGMGALSGCVFPAPKFEAEAKASDEQRLTNTRIAQSAIGALAMGQFELLKAAGFKPDMVAGHSFGELAALHAAGAIDKAGFYALAFARGDAMAKVPEGKDPGAMAAVILPNAETIAKLETLLAGETEVSIANHNSPTQLVIAGATEALKRVSAALTSEGMRVIALPVSGAFHTPLVEHARQPFAAAIDKLSFSDAHTPLYANGSGDKVDGKGSKLKEGLKQQMLQQVQFVSQIESLYRDGARVFVEFGPKNTLTRLTEATLGERAAGCLILAVDTGVPALKAKDGDLAYKQAALALAMAGLPLGNPDPYQAPLAKPKQAPSPMNVRLGASNYISPATQAKMAAALSQGQVSKQTEIVEKIVEKTVTVPATAPAMKAQAQTETSAGQITQVAAQSPNQDSLGQFFAAQQQLAALHQQFLAIPTQYGNSIQTLLAQQLRLSAEGKAIPAGMEQALAQFHQHQADTLKIHADFMQAQSQSALQLLAGLSGQPLPAAVVHAAPAVTAPVQTLPAVVAPTTIAPAVAATKPQAAPMTPAAQPIMAASLTVQPQASSDNAAAGAHDVSQIMLQVVADKTGYPTEMLDLAMDMEADLGIDSIKRVEILGTVQDALPDQPELNPSDLAECRTLAEIVAYLAAKTPTQASAKAATQAVGQPVAQVQTQAQAQVQAQTQVQTQAPAMQSNISLDLVKDTMLAVVADKTGYPAEMLDLSMDMEADLGIDSIKRVEILGTVQDALPGLPELNPSDLAECRTLAEIVDYMAIKASGTLSVEPAAAQPVAVQTTQVTQQAQTDISLERVKDTMLSVVADKTGYPADMLDLAMDMEADLGIDSIKRVEILGTVQEALPGLPELNPSDLAECRTLAEIVDHMGAKASLSAQPAAVQPSAAPISQATQAAHTGISLELVKTTMLSVVADKTGYPAEMLDLAMDMEADLGIDSIKRVEILGTVQDALPEMAELNPADLAECRTLAEIIDCMAAEKAPIQAEPAPIEAAAPPAVTTAAVNSDAFELEAFEQLSSAPAISQADIMEALAATSMPAAAQVAAPVQGKSAAQATPTQADILTTLLTVVADKTGYPADMLDLAMDMEADLGIDSIKRVEILGTVQDALPGLPEVNPADLAECRALGQIADVYAKLLPAASPTATPAQAQAETEAEAKGQDQDAEAPALPPHGGVTLKKLPAADRLEAEAASTLFAANARVLILDDGHNAGVLAGKLARRQLQVTLVRPAAATAQSVQDSEIAAVQLASDDDAGIKTLLTGLDSAPAVFIHLQPVAEQKTEGLWLDESARARVQLAFLFAKHLSKPLTSANDGHRRAFISVARMDGKLGTDSGAETTAELEQAALFGLTKTLAHEWPGVHCRALDLHPALDAAHLADAVLDALYGLDDEPLEWGLCQEGRFTLQEGETIPASAPEIMSLDGTDKILVTGGAKGVTLDCALALAKDTGAHFILAGRSKALALSEFPAWAKGLAADELKAAAIKDMLAAGKRALPKEIDAQIQPLASALEIQAALQAFEAVGASAEYLSLDVTSAADIAAKLGPIQALAPITGLVHGAGVLADKLIGDKTLDELNRVQGTKVDGLKALLQVLSADSLKLVALFSSAAGFYGNSGQSDYAMANEILNKAAYSLGRQLPKARVVSFNWGPWDGGMVTAALKKMFVDRGVYVIPRQAGAALFARAIVAGQSPQLLIGSSMQGAGGEQALKKPEGPDSGITLNRKLSTQSLDLINDHRIGGNCVWPTVCALEWMASAAARIYGGQWQITDYKLLKGLVFDTDEKLLQLSLSPEGDTLNARIEADGKPQYRANLRPAGETPAPVLSADLAKAAAEAKVLMSGEQLYADGSLFHGPALQLIEQLLSFDDGSLLCRYKLPQGQAPSALAQQDALLQAMLVWARLKYGAASLPSEFKTLFQGDLTTEGLIQLEVVSHSGRQLCANIALYDADGRAVSTMTEARVTISKGLNAAFVAAQQGEHQ, encoded by the coding sequence ATGAGTCAGGCTGAACAGACGCAGGATCTGCGCCTCAACAAGCGCTTGAAAGACACCCCCATAGCCATAGTTGGCATGGCGAGCCTGTTTGCAAAGAGCCGTTACCTGAACCAGTTCTGGGATCTTATCTGCGACAAGATAGATGCCATCACCCAGGTGCCCGCCGACCGCTGGCGCGTGGAGGACTATTTCGATGCCAATCCCAAGGCGGCCGACAAGAGCTACTGCCAGCGGGGCGGCTTTATTCCAGAGCTGGACTTCAATCCCATGGAGTTTGGTCTGCCGCCCAACATACTGGAACTGACCGACAGCTCCCAGCTGTTGTCCCTGATAGTGGCCAAGGAAGTGCTGGAAGATGCCGGCATCAACGAAAATTCCGGCCATGACAGGGACCGCATCGGCATCACCTTGGGCATAGGCGGCGGCCAGAAGATCAGCCAGAGCCTCAACGCCCGCCTGCAATACCCAGTGCTGAAAAAGGTGTTCCGCGAGAGCGGCATCAGCGACGAAGACAGCGAGATGCTGATCGCCAAATTCCAGAGCCAGTACATACATTGGGAGGAGAACTCCTTCCCCGGCTCCCTGGGCAACGTTATCGCCGGGCGCATCGCCAATCGCTTCGACCTCGGCGGCATGAACTGCGTGGTGGACGCCGCCTGTGCCGGGTCCCTCGCCGCCATTCGCATGGCGCTGACCGAGCTGACCGAAGGCCGCAGCGACATGATGCTGACCGGTGGCGTTTGCACCGACAACTCCGCCTACATGTACATGAGCTTTTCCAAAACCCCGGCCTTTACCCCCGATGAGCAGATCAAGCCCTTCGATGCCGACTCCCGCGGCATGATGATAGGCGAAGGCATAGGCATGGTGGCCCTCAAGCGTTTGGAAGATGCCGAGCGAGATGGCGACAAGATTTACGCCGTCATCAAGGGCGTCGGCGCCTCCAGCGACGGCAAGTTCAAGAGTATCTACGCGCCCCGTCCCGAGGGCCAGGCCAAGGCCTTGAAACGCGCCTACGATGATGCCGGCTTCCCGCCACACACCCTGGGGCTGATGGAAGCCCACGGCACCGGCACAGCCGCCGGTGACGTGGCCGAATTTGCCGGTCTGAGCAGCGTCATGTCCGAAGACAACGACGCCAAACAGCATATTGCTCTCGGTTCCATCAAGTCCCAGGTGGGCCACACCAAGTCCACCGCCGGCACCGCCGGTTTAATCAAGGCCGCGCTGGCGCTGCACCACAAGGTGCTGCCGCCCACCATCAATGTGCGCCGCCCCAACCCCAAGATGGACATAGAAAACTCGCCCTTCTACCTCAATACCGAGGCCAGGCCCTGGCTGCCAAGGCCCGACGGCGTAGAACGCCGCGCCGCGGTCAGCTCCTTTGGCTTCGGTGGCACCAACTTCCATCTGGTGCTGGAAGAATATCGCCGCGATCATGACAGGGCCCCGTACCGCCTGCGCCGCACCAGCCAGCCGCTGCTGTTTTGTGCCGCCTCAGTCGCAGAGCTGCAAGCCGAAATTCAAACACTGGCCACTGCCCTGAAGGCCGACAAGCATGGGGGTCTGGATGCGCTTATCGCGCCCTATCTGCTCAGCGGCCGTGAGCTGGATCCCCAGTGGCCGCGCCTGGGCCTCTTGTGCCAGGACGAGACCGAGCTGCAAACCAATCTGGAGCAGGCCCTGGCGCTGCTGGGCAGCAACAGCGACGCCCCCTGGCAACAGGCCGGGTTAAGCTTCCGCCCCAGGGCGCTGCTTGACGACCAGGGCCGAAGCGTGGCCCTGTTTGCCGGTCAGGGCAGCCAGTACCTCAACATGGGACGGGAGCTTGCCATGCTCTATCCCGAGGTGCGGGCCGAATTTGCCGCTGCCGATGCGGCCTTCGCGGCTCAGGGAGAGCCGGCCGTCAATGGCATGGGCGCCCTCTCGGGCTGTGTCTTCCCAGCACCAAAATTTGAGGCCGAGGCCAAGGCCAGCGACGAGCAGCGCCTCACCAATACCCGCATCGCCCAGAGCGCAATCGGCGCCCTGGCCATGGGTCAGTTTGAATTGCTCAAGGCCGCCGGTTTCAAGCCCGACATGGTGGCAGGCCACAGCTTCGGTGAACTGGCAGCCCTGCATGCGGCAGGTGCCATCGACAAGGCTGGCTTCTACGCTCTGGCCTTTGCCCGCGGCGATGCCATGGCAAAGGTGCCCGAGGGCAAGGACCCCGGCGCCATGGCGGCGGTGATCCTGCCAAACGCCGAAACCATAGCAAAACTGGAGACACTGCTGGCCGGCGAGACCGAGGTCAGCATAGCCAACCACAACAGTCCCACCCAGCTGGTGATTGCCGGCGCCACTGAGGCCCTGAAGCGGGTCAGCGCAGCGCTGACCAGTGAGGGAATGCGGGTGATTGCCCTGCCGGTATCGGGCGCCTTCCATACGCCCTTGGTGGAGCACGCCAGGCAGCCCTTCGCTGCGGCCATAGACAAGCTGAGCTTCAGTGATGCCCATACGCCGCTCTATGCCAACGGCAGCGGTGACAAGGTTGACGGTAAGGGCAGCAAGCTGAAAGAGGGCCTCAAGCAACAGATGCTGCAGCAGGTGCAGTTTGTGTCCCAGATTGAAAGCCTCTATCGCGACGGCGCCCGGGTATTTGTCGAATTCGGCCCCAAGAACACACTGACACGCCTGACCGAAGCGACCCTGGGTGAACGGGCGGCCGGGTGTCTGATCCTCGCTGTCGACACTGGCGTTCCAGCCCTGAAGGCTAAAGATGGCGATCTGGCCTATAAACAGGCCGCACTGGCGCTGGCAATGGCGGGCCTGCCGCTTGGCAATCCCGACCCGTACCAGGCGCCACTCGCCAAGCCCAAACAAGCCCCTTCGCCAATGAATGTGCGCCTGGGCGCCAGTAACTACATCAGCCCGGCCACCCAGGCAAAAATGGCAGCAGCCCTGAGCCAGGGGCAAGTCAGCAAGCAGACAGAAATAGTTGAGAAAATCGTGGAAAAAACAGTGACAGTTCCAGCGACAGCGCCTGCAATGAAAGCCCAGGCGCAAACCGAGACTTCAGCCGGCCAAATCACCCAGGTGGCTGCCCAGAGCCCGAACCAGGACAGTCTGGGACAGTTCTTTGCCGCTCAGCAGCAACTGGCCGCATTGCATCAGCAGTTCCTCGCCATCCCCACCCAGTACGGCAACAGCATCCAGACCCTGCTGGCGCAGCAGCTGCGCTTGAGCGCGGAAGGCAAGGCCATTCCGGCAGGCATGGAGCAGGCCCTGGCCCAGTTCCACCAGCATCAGGCCGACACCCTGAAGATCCACGCCGACTTTATGCAGGCCCAGAGCCAAAGCGCCCTGCAACTGCTGGCGGGACTCAGCGGTCAGCCACTACCGGCCGCGGTTGTTCATGCAGCCCCAGCAGTGACTGCACCAGTTCAAACACTCCCAGCGGTTGTGGCTCCTACAACAATCGCTCCTGCGGTCGCCGCGACCAAGCCGCAAGCGGCACCCATGACACCAGCAGCCCAACCCATAATGGCTGCGTCCTTAACGGTTCAACCCCAGGCCAGCAGCGACAATGCTGCCGCTGGCGCTCATGATGTCAGCCAAATCATGCTGCAGGTGGTGGCCGACAAGACGGGTTACCCCACGGAAATGCTCGATTTGGCCATGGACATGGAAGCCGATCTCGGTATCGACTCCATCAAGCGGGTGGAAATCCTCGGCACTGTGCAGGATGCCCTGCCAGACCAGCCCGAGCTGAACCCGAGCGATCTCGCCGAATGCCGCACCCTGGCGGAAATTGTTGCCTACCTTGCAGCCAAGACGCCGACTCAGGCGTCCGCCAAGGCAGCAACTCAGGCAGTTGGTCAGCCTGTAGCCCAGGTGCAAACTCAAGCCCAGGCGCAAGTTCAAGCACAGACACAGGTACAGACGCAGGCACCAGCCATGCAAAGCAACATCAGTCTGGATCTGGTGAAAGACACCATGCTGGCCGTGGTCGCCGACAAGACAGGCTACCCGGCGGAAATGCTCGACCTTTCCATGGACATGGAGGCGGATCTCGGAATCGACTCCATCAAGCGGGTGGAAATCCTCGGCACTGTGCAGGACGCCCTGCCGGGCCTGCCCGAGCTGAATCCAAGCGATCTCGCCGAGTGCCGCACCCTGGCGGAAATCGTTGACTATATGGCGATCAAGGCCAGCGGTACCCTGTCGGTTGAGCCAGCAGCGGCTCAGCCTGTGGCAGTCCAAACCACTCAGGTAACACAGCAGGCCCAAACCGACATCAGCCTGGAGCGGGTTAAAGACACCATGCTGTCCGTGGTCGCCGACAAGACAGGCTACCCGGCGGACATGCTGGACCTGGCCATGGATATGGAGGCGGATCTGGGTATCGACTCCATCAAGCGGGTGGAAATCCTCGGCACTGTACAGGAAGCTCTGCCGGGCCTGCCCGAGCTCAATCCAAGCGATCTCGCCGAATGCCGCACCCTGGCGGAAATCGTCGATCACATGGGCGCCAAGGCCAGCCTCTCAGCACAGCCAGCGGCGGTTCAACCATCAGCGGCCCCAATATCTCAAGCGACTCAGGCCGCCCACACCGGCATCAGCCTGGAGCTGGTTAAAACCACCATGCTGTCCGTGGTCGCCGACAAGACAGGCTACCCGGCGGAAATGCTGGATTTGGCCATGGACATGGAGGCGGATCTGGGTATCGACTCCATCAAGCGGGTGGAAATCTTAGGCACAGTGCAGGACGCTCTGCCGGAGATGGCCGAACTCAATCCGGCCGATCTGGCGGAATGCCGCACCCTGGCGGAAATTATCGACTGCATGGCGGCAGAAAAGGCCCCAATACAAGCCGAACCAGCTCCAATAGAAGCTGCTGCGCCCCCGGCAGTCACCACTGCTGCTGTTAACAGCGACGCTTTTGAGCTGGAGGCATTCGAACAGCTGAGCTCGGCACCGGCCATCAGCCAGGCCGACATCATGGAAGCTCTGGCCGCCACAAGCATGCCGGCTGCAGCGCAGGTCGCGGCCCCGGTGCAAGGAAAGAGTGCTGCCCAAGCAACACCAACTCAGGCCGACATATTGACCACACTGCTGACCGTGGTGGCCGACAAGACAGGCTATCCGGCGGATATGTTGGATTTGGCCATGGACATGGAGGCGGATCTCGGTATCGACTCCATCAAGCGGGTGGAGATCCTCGGCACTGTGCAGGATGCCCTGCCCGGATTGCCCGAAGTAAACCCGGCGGATCTGGCCGAGTGCCGCGCCCTGGGACAGATTGCCGACGTCTACGCCAAGCTGCTTCCCGCGGCCTCGCCAACAGCCACACCAGCCCAGGCCCAAGCTGAAACTGAAGCTGAAGCCAAGGGGCAAGATCAGGACGCGGAAGCACCAGCACTGCCACCACACGGGGGCGTTACCCTAAAAAAGCTGCCGGCGGCAGATAGACTGGAAGCCGAGGCGGCCTCCACTCTGTTTGCCGCCAATGCCCGGGTACTGATCCTCGACGACGGCCACAATGCCGGCGTGTTGGCGGGCAAGCTGGCCCGGCGTCAGTTGCAGGTCACCCTGGTGCGCCCGGCTGCGGCCACGGCCCAATCGGTACAGGACAGCGAAATCGCCGCGGTGCAACTTGCCAGCGACGATGATGCCGGAATAAAAACCCTGCTGACCGGACTGGACTCAGCCCCGGCTGTGTTCATTCATCTGCAACCTGTTGCTGAGCAGAAGACTGAAGGCCTGTGGCTCGACGAGTCGGCCCGCGCCCGGGTACAGCTGGCCTTCCTGTTTGCCAAGCACCTGAGCAAGCCATTGACCTCGGCCAATGACGGCCACAGACGCGCCTTTATCAGCGTCGCCCGCATGGATGGTAAACTGGGTACCGACTCTGGTGCCGAAACCACTGCCGAGCTGGAGCAGGCGGCCCTGTTTGGCCTGACCAAGACCCTGGCCCACGAGTGGCCGGGCGTCCATTGCCGGGCGCTGGATCTGCATCCGGCCCTGGATGCGGCGCATCTGGCCGATGCAGTGCTCGATGCCCTCTACGGCCTTGACGACGAGCCGCTGGAATGGGGCTTGTGCCAGGAGGGACGTTTTACCCTGCAAGAAGGTGAAACCATTCCCGCCAGTGCGCCAGAGATCATGTCCCTCGACGGTACAGATAAAATACTGGTGACCGGGGGTGCCAAAGGCGTGACCCTGGACTGCGCCCTGGCGCTCGCCAAAGACACGGGTGCCCATTTCATCCTCGCCGGTCGCAGCAAGGCCCTGGCCTTAAGCGAATTTCCGGCCTGGGCCAAAGGCCTCGCCGCCGACGAGCTTAAGGCCGCCGCCATCAAGGACATGCTGGCCGCGGGCAAGCGCGCCCTGCCAAAGGAAATCGATGCCCAAATCCAACCGCTCGCCAGCGCCCTTGAGATCCAGGCCGCATTGCAGGCCTTCGAGGCCGTCGGCGCCAGCGCCGAATATCTGAGCCTGGATGTCACCAGCGCCGCCGACATAGCCGCCAAGCTAGGGCCTATTCAGGCCCTCGCCCCCATCACGGGCCTGGTGCATGGCGCCGGCGTGCTGGCGGACAAGCTGATTGGCGACAAGACCCTGGATGAACTGAATCGGGTCCAGGGCACCAAGGTGGATGGTCTCAAAGCCCTGCTGCAGGTGCTGAGTGCCGACAGCCTCAAGCTGGTGGCGCTGTTCTCCTCCGCCGCCGGTTTCTACGGCAACAGTGGTCAGAGCGACTACGCCATGGCCAACGAGATCCTCAACAAGGCCGCCTACAGCCTGGGCCGGCAACTTCCCAAGGCCAGGGTGGTCAGCTTTAACTGGGGGCCCTGGGACGGTGGCATGGTGACCGCGGCACTGAAGAAAATGTTTGTCGACCGCGGTGTCTACGTGATCCCGCGGCAGGCAGGCGCCGCCCTGTTTGCCCGGGCCATAGTGGCCGGCCAGAGCCCACAGCTGCTGATCGGTTCCAGCATGCAGGGCGCCGGCGGAGAGCAAGCGCTAAAAAAGCCTGAAGGGCCGGACTCCGGAATAACGCTGAATCGCAAGCTTAGCACCCAAAGCCTTGATCTGATTAACGATCATCGCATAGGTGGCAACTGCGTCTGGCCCACAGTCTGCGCCCTGGAATGGATGGCATCTGCCGCGGCCCGCATTTATGGCGGCCAATGGCAAATCACGGATTACAAGTTGCTCAAGGGCCTGGTGTTCGACACGGACGAAAAACTGCTGCAACTGAGTCTGTCACCTGAGGGCGACACACTTAACGCCAGAATCGAAGCCGATGGCAAACCCCAGTACCGGGCGAACCTTCGCCCCGCCGGGGAAACACCTGCCCCGGTGCTCAGCGCCGATCTGGCCAAAGCGGCCGCCGAGGCCAAGGTGTTGATGTCAGGTGAGCAGCTCTATGCCGACGGCAGCCTGTTCCACGGCCCGGCACTACAATTGATTGAGCAGTTGCTGAGCTTTGATGATGGATCCTTGCTGTGCCGCTATAAATTGCCTCAAGGGCAGGCCCCGAGCGCCCTGGCCCAGCAGGATGCGCTGCTGCAGGCCATGCTGGTGTGGGCCAGACTGAAATACGGCGCCGCCAGCCTGCCATCTGAGTTCAAGACCCTGTTCCAGGGTGATCTGACGACAGAGGGCCTTATCCAGCTCGAGGTGGTCAGCCACAGCGGTCGCCAGCTGTGCGCCAATATTGCCCTCTATGATGCCGATGGCAGGGCGGTCAGCACCATGACCGAGGCCAGGGTCACCATCAGCAAGGGGTTGAACGCCGCCTTTGTGGCGGCGCAGCAGGGAGAACACCAGTGA
- a CDS encoding transcriptional regulator: MSEKKSLELNLDTPSETKRHGARHRNATTTVEMRRFIQTSNLGVQELAKLLNITPATVRKWKQRDSVSDSPNTPHHLNTTLTQVEEYVVVGLRYQLKLTLDKLLEVTQSFINPHVSRSGLARCLKRHGVSRLGDIEPNGALPDKHFNKLPVYRGSNTESYTLNTHTLAQALALPSEDEQTVVQVEAMRIPVAADQPHSVLIGMDPSHDWVYVDIYTDTDTEAANRYMAHVLANGPFSLRKVLARNYQTFLERFPDADGTKAHTKTPAPSAPSGEAS; the protein is encoded by the coding sequence ATGTCAGAAAAAAAGAGTCTCGAACTTAATCTTGACACCCCTTCCGAAACCAAACGACACGGTGCCAGACACAGAAACGCCACCACCACGGTGGAGATGCGCCGCTTTATCCAGACCTCGAACCTAGGCGTGCAGGAGCTGGCCAAGCTGCTTAACATCACCCCGGCGACTGTGCGCAAGTGGAAGCAGCGGGATTCGGTCAGCGACAGCCCCAATACCCCGCACCACCTCAACACCACACTGACGCAGGTGGAAGAATATGTGGTGGTGGGCCTGCGCTACCAGCTGAAGCTGACACTGGACAAGCTGCTGGAAGTCACCCAGAGCTTTATCAATCCCCATGTGTCCCGCTCCGGCCTCGCCCGCTGTCTCAAGCGCCACGGGGTCTCACGCCTCGGCGACATAGAACCCAATGGCGCACTGCCGGATAAACACTTCAATAAACTGCCTGTGTATCGCGGCAGCAACACCGAAAGCTACACACTCAATACCCACACGCTAGCCCAGGCCCTGGCGCTGCCCAGCGAAGATGAGCAGACAGTGGTGCAGGTGGAAGCCATGCGCATTCCCGTGGCCGCCGACCAGCCCCACTCGGTGCTGATTGGCATGGACCCAAGCCACGACTGGGTTTACGTGGATATCTATACCGACACAGACACAGAGGCCGCCAATCGCTACATGGCCCATGTGCTCGCCAATGGCCCCTTTTCGCTTCGAAAAGTGCTGGCACGCAACTATCAAACCTTCCTTGAGCGCTTCCCCGATGCGGACGGCACCAAGGCCCATACCAAGACGCCGGCTCCGTCGGCGCCCAGTGGAGAAGCTTCATGA
- the fusA gene encoding elongation factor G, with translation MAEYQTARIRNLALLGHTGAGKSSLLEALLFEARAITQRGRVDKGTNHADFTAQEKAHQHSLEPSFLNLDLDQHHINLIDTPGLPDFFGRALLPLPAVESVLLVINATTGIETVTARAFEAARAQGKVVCLCINHIDGNLDKLEELLTDIQQTFGPRCLPVNLPSLAGDAVVDCYLHCEEQTATLFSSSQAARDQLVDTVLEEDEDLMTLYLEQGEMLSAEQLHEPLETALRMGHLVPVCFTSAEQDVGIASLLEIITQLLPNPLEANPPQFIKGFGTAALPVDVTQSASDHVLAHVFRVGIDPYFGRVAVLRLYQGTLTNGMKLFIGADRKPVKLAHLLKIQGDQHVEIPSAIPGDICALCKIDELDVGSVLHDSHDEDEFHLPELKLPQPIFGLAVSPKRRGDEQKIAEVLAKLVAEDPSLCVSQNAAEGQTVLQGLGDLHLQIALEKAQSVFRVDMDTCKPAVAYRETVGRSAVARYRHKKQSGGAGQFGEVELRVEPLPRGSGFQFESKVVGGAIPGQYIPAVEKGVREAMQAGTLGGYPMVDLKVTVLDGKHHSVDSKEIAFVMAGKKAFREAVAEAGPVVLEPMVAMDIVVAADRVGDITGDLSSSRAMVCGTEARRDGKVQVRAEAPLATVDDYATRLKSMTAGDGQFTLSFLRYEVVPPAVQHGLLREIKED, from the coding sequence ATGGCTGAGTATCAGACCGCGAGGATCCGCAACCTTGCCCTGCTTGGGCATACAGGTGCGGGCAAGTCCTCGTTGCTCGAGGCGCTCTTGTTCGAGGCAAGGGCGATTACCCAAAGGGGCAGGGTGGATAAGGGCACAAATCATGCCGATTTCACTGCCCAGGAAAAAGCCCACCAACACAGTCTTGAACCATCCTTTCTCAATCTCGATCTCGATCAACACCATATCAATCTTATCGACACCCCCGGATTACCCGATTTCTTTGGCCGCGCCCTGTTGCCGCTGCCGGCGGTGGAGTCGGTACTGCTGGTGATTAACGCCACCACAGGGATTGAAACGGTCACGGCCCGGGCCTTTGAGGCCGCCAGAGCCCAGGGCAAGGTGGTTTGCCTCTGTATCAACCACATCGACGGTAACCTGGATAAACTGGAAGAATTACTGACCGACATACAGCAAACCTTTGGGCCCCGTTGTCTGCCGGTTAACCTGCCATCCCTGGCCGGCGATGCCGTGGTTGACTGTTACCTGCACTGCGAGGAGCAAACCGCCACCTTGTTTTCATCTTCCCAGGCCGCCCGTGATCAGCTGGTGGACACAGTACTGGAGGAAGACGAAGACCTGATGACCCTGTATTTGGAGCAGGGCGAAATGCTCAGCGCCGAGCAGCTGCACGAGCCACTGGAAACCGCCCTGCGCATGGGGCATCTGGTACCCGTGTGCTTTACCAGTGCCGAGCAGGATGTGGGTATTGCCTCACTACTGGAAATTATCACCCAGCTGTTGCCGAACCCCCTGGAAGCCAATCCGCCGCAGTTCATCAAGGGTTTTGGCACTGCGGCCCTGCCCGTGGATGTGACCCAGAGCGCGAGCGATCATGTGCTGGCCCACGTGTTCCGGGTCGGTATCGATCCCTATTTTGGTCGGGTAGCGGTATTGAGGCTGTACCAGGGCACCTTGACCAACGGTATGAAGCTGTTTATTGGTGCCGATCGCAAGCCGGTGAAGCTGGCCCATCTGCTTAAGATCCAGGGCGATCAGCATGTGGAAATCCCCTCGGCTATTCCCGGGGATATCTGTGCCCTGTGCAAGATAGATGAGCTGGACGTAGGCTCTGTGCTGCACGACAGCCACGATGAGGATGAATTCCACCTGCCGGAACTCAAGCTGCCACAACCGATTTTCGGTTTGGCGGTATCGCCCAAACGGCGCGGCGATGAGCAGAAAATTGCCGAGGTGCTGGCCAAGCTGGTGGCCGAGGATCCCAGCTTGTGTGTCAGCCAGAATGCCGCCGAAGGTCAAACTGTGCTGCAGGGACTGGGCGATTTGCATTTGCAGATTGCGCTGGAAAAGGCCCAGAGCGTATTCAGGGTCGATATGGACACCTGCAAGCCGGCGGTGGCCTACCGGGAAACCGTCGGTCGCAGCGCCGTTGCCCGCTACCGCCACAAGAAACAATCCGGCGGTGCCGGTCAGTTCGGTGAGGTGGAACTCAGGGTGGAACCTTTGCCCCGGGGCAGTGGCTTCCAGTTTGAGTCCAAGGTGGTCGGCGGTGCTATTCCCGGGCAATACATACCTGCGGTGGAGAAGGGGGTGCGGGAGGCGATGCAGGCTGGAACCCTTGGGGGCTACCCCATGGTGGATCTCAAGGTCACTGTGCTTGATGGCAAACATCACAGCGTGGATTCCAAGGAAATTGCCTTCGTTATGGCCGGCAAAAAAGCCTTTCGTGAGGCCGTGGCTGAGGCAGGTCCTGTGGTGCTTGAACCCATGGTGGCCATGGATATAGTGGTGGCCGCCGACAGAGTGGGTGATATCACCGGCGATCTCAGCTCCAGCAGGGCCATGGTGTGCGGCACCGAGGCTCGGCGCGATGGCAAGGTGCAGGTGCGGGCCGAGGCTCCGTTGGCCACTGTGGATGACTATGCCACAAGGCTCAAATCCATGACCGCCGGTGATGGTCAATTTACCCTGAGTTTCTTAAGATACGAGGTGGTCCCGCCGGCGGTGCAACATGGGTTGCTGCGGGAGATCAAAGAAGACTGA